A single genomic interval of Lacrimispora sphenoides JCM 1415 harbors:
- the dxs gene encoding 1-deoxy-D-xylulose-5-phosphate synthase — protein MMLELINGPEDIKKLSKQELDNLSQEIRDFLVGKISMTGGHLASNLGVVELTMAIYLAFDLPKDKVIWDVGHQSYTHKILSGRRDEFDDLRQYGGMSGFPKRKESPCDAFDTGHSSTSISAGLGLAQARDVLGEDHFVVSVIGDGALTGGMAYEALNNAARMNKNFIIILNDNNMSISENVGGMSTYLNSIRTGEGYLDLKKHVTNVLSRIPVVGDQIIDKISRTKNGIKQLLIPGMLFENMGITYLGPVDGHNIKALSRALREAKKLPHTVLVHVITQKGKGYALAERNPSKFHGVDPFDIITGEPKKKKNNPSYTDVFSKTICRLAEQDKRIVAVTAAMPDGTGLKRFSRLYPDRFFDVGIAEEHAVTSAAGMAAGGLKPVVAVYSSFLQRGFDQILHDVCIQNLPVVFAIDRAGLVGSDGETHQGIFDLSYLTAIPNMSVFAPKNLWELMDGMEFALSYNGPFAVRYPRGEAYQGLKSFRAPIEYGKGEMLYEEKDIALLAVGSMVSTGEHVRQKLKAEGWNCSLANGRFVKPFDRDLVDRLAKKHWLIAVMEENVLQGGFGPGVTAYIHEHYPHVKVINIALPDAYVEHGNVSLLRKGLGIDSNSIIWRLKKEYLDTERQNAEWKKYKDKTREMEKA, from the coding sequence ATGATGCTGGAATTAATAAACGGGCCTGAGGATATCAAAAAACTGTCAAAACAGGAGCTTGATAATTTAAGTCAGGAAATCCGTGACTTTTTGGTAGGAAAAATAAGCATGACAGGCGGCCATCTGGCTTCCAATTTAGGAGTGGTGGAGTTAACCATGGCGATCTACCTTGCTTTTGACCTTCCAAAGGATAAGGTTATCTGGGATGTTGGGCATCAGTCCTACACCCATAAGATATTAAGCGGCAGGAGAGATGAATTTGACGACCTGCGGCAATACGGCGGCATGAGCGGCTTCCCAAAGAGAAAGGAAAGTCCTTGTGATGCCTTTGATACCGGTCACAGCTCTACTTCCATTTCAGCCGGACTAGGACTGGCCCAGGCAAGAGATGTGCTGGGAGAGGATCATTTTGTGGTATCCGTAATCGGAGACGGCGCCTTAACAGGCGGCATGGCCTATGAAGCTTTAAATAATGCGGCCAGGATGAACAAGAATTTCATTATTATTCTCAACGATAACAACATGTCCATCTCAGAAAATGTAGGTGGCATGTCTACTTATTTAAACAGCATCCGTACCGGAGAAGGGTATCTGGACTTAAAGAAACACGTGACCAACGTGCTTTCCCGGATTCCGGTTGTAGGAGATCAGATCATTGATAAGATCAGCAGGACAAAGAACGGCATTAAGCAGCTGCTCATACCTGGAATGCTATTTGAGAATATGGGGATCACCTATCTTGGTCCGGTGGATGGCCATAATATAAAGGCCCTTTCCAGGGCCCTGCGGGAAGCAAAGAAGCTTCCCCATACCGTGCTGGTCCATGTGATCACCCAGAAAGGCAAGGGATATGCCCTGGCGGAGAGGAATCCTTCTAAATTCCATGGAGTTGATCCTTTTGATATCATCACCGGGGAACCGAAGAAAAAGAAGAATAATCCCAGCTATACGGATGTGTTTTCCAAAACCATCTGCCGTCTGGCTGAGCAGGATAAACGAATCGTTGCGGTAACGGCAGCCATGCCGGATGGAACAGGTTTAAAGCGGTTTTCCCGTCTGTATCCTGACCGTTTTTTTGATGTGGGAATTGCAGAAGAGCATGCGGTGACTTCGGCGGCTGGAATGGCGGCAGGCGGCTTAAAGCCGGTTGTGGCCGTTTATTCGTCTTTTTTACAGCGCGGCTTTGATCAGATCCTCCATGATGTTTGCATTCAGAATCTGCCTGTGGTCTTTGCCATAGACCGGGCAGGGCTTGTGGGAAGTGATGGGGAGACCCATCAGGGAATTTTTGACTTATCCTATTTAACTGCTATCCCTAATATGAGCGTGTTTGCGCCGAAAAACTTATGGGAGCTTATGGATGGGATGGAGTTTGCCCTGTCCTACAATGGCCCGTTTGCGGTGCGCTATCCAAGAGGAGAGGCTTACCAGGGCTTAAAGAGTTTTCGTGCTCCCATTGAATATGGCAAGGGAGAGATGCTCTATGAGGAAAAGGATATTGCTCTTTTAGCAGTAGGAAGCATGGTGAGCACAGGGGAGCATGTAAGGCAAAAACTGAAGGCAGAAGGCTGGAACTGTTCTTTGGCCAACGGCCGGTTTGTGAAGCCTTTTGACCGGGATTTGGTGGACCGTTTGGCAAAGAAGCACTGGCTTATCGCGGTCATGGAAGAAAATGTCCTTCAGGGAGGTTTTGGCCCCGGGGTCACCGCTTATATCCACGAGCACTATCCGCATGTAAAGGTTATAAATATCGCCTTGCCGGATGCCTATGTGGAGCATGGCAACGTATCC
- a CDS encoding polyprenyl synthetase family protein, translating to MNDKEMFSARTEEVRHVVETYLPPVEGHQSTVLAAMDYSVRAGGKRLRPMLMEETYRLFGGKGKEIEPFMAAIEMIHTSSLIHDDLPCMDNDTLRRGLPTAWVKFGYDMAVLAGDGLLIYSMETAAKALSMTDRPDLVARCMGILAEKTGIFGMIGGQTVDVELAGKPVPREKLDFIYRLKTGALLEAAMMIGAVLGGADEEQLKLVEKMASCLGLSFQIQDDILDLTSSAEVLGKPVLSDEKNHKTTYVTLEGIEKAKQDVERISEEAISCLHKLPGKNEFLEALIRILVNREK from the coding sequence ATGAATGATAAAGAAATGTTTTCAGCCCGTACAGAGGAAGTAAGGCATGTTGTAGAAACATACCTGCCTCCTGTGGAGGGCCATCAGAGTACAGTTCTGGCGGCAATGGATTACAGCGTTCGCGCTGGAGGAAAGAGGCTTCGTCCTATGCTGATGGAGGAGACCTACCGCTTATTCGGCGGTAAGGGGAAAGAGATCGAGCCTTTTATGGCGGCGATTGAGATGATTCACACCTCCTCCCTGATTCACGATGACCTTCCCTGCATGGATAATGATACCCTGCGACGGGGACTTCCTACAGCATGGGTTAAATTCGGTTATGACATGGCGGTTCTGGCGGGAGACGGTTTGCTGATTTATTCCATGGAGACAGCTGCAAAAGCTCTTTCCATGACGGATCGGCCGGACCTGGTTGCCAGGTGCATGGGGATTTTAGCAGAAAAAACAGGAATTTTTGGGATGATAGGCGGTCAGACCGTTGATGTGGAGCTGGCAGGAAAGCCTGTACCAAGGGAAAAGCTTGATTTCATTTACCGGTTGAAGACCGGAGCGCTTTTAGAGGCCGCTATGATGATCGGAGCCGTTCTCGGCGGAGCAGATGAAGAACAGCTGAAGCTGGTGGAGAAGATGGCCTCCTGTCTGGGACTTTCATTTCAGATACAGGATGATATCCTGGATTTAACCAGCAGTGCGGAGGTTCTTGGAAAGCCTGTGCTCAGTGATGAAAAGAACCATAAGACTACCTATGTAACCCTGGAGGGAATTGAAAAGGCGAAGCAGGATGTGGAGAGGATTTCAGAAGAGGCGATTTCCTGTCTCCATAAGCTCCCAGGGAAGAATGAATTCCTGGAAGCGCTGATTCGGATACTTGTGAACCGGGAAAAGTAA
- the xseB gene encoding exodeoxyribonuclease VII small subunit, which translates to MAAKKEKTIEETFGELEELIKKLESGECSLEESFQYYETGMKLVKFCNEKIDKVEKKIIVLEENGEEHE; encoded by the coding sequence ATGGCGGCAAAAAAAGAAAAAACGATTGAAGAGACATTTGGAGAGCTGGAAGAGCTCATTAAAAAACTGGAAAGCGGAGAATGCTCCCTGGAGGAATCCTTTCAGTATTATGAGACCGGCATGAAGCTGGTAAAGTTCTGCAATGAAAAAATAGATAAAGTGGAAAAAAAGATTATCGTGTTAGAGGAAAATGGTGAGGAACATGAATGA
- the xseA gene encoding exodeoxyribonuclease VII large subunit, translating to MASVYSVTQVNAYIKNMFAQDFALNRISVKGEVSNCKYHTSGHIYFTLKDGKSSMASVMFAGHRKGLAFKLEEGQQVVVKGSVEVYERDGRYQLYAQEITKEGIGDLFERFQKLRDELEEMGMFSPEYKKPIPKYGTTVGIVTAPTGAAIQDIINISTRRNPYVQLYLYPALVQGESAKESIVKGIETLDQMGLDVLIVGRGGGSIEDLWAFNEEVVARAVFNCTTPVISAVGHETDVTIADYVADMRAPTPSAAAELAVFDYSKFEEQVEMYGHTLLRTVERKLERYRFHGNQYALKLKLHDPKRSIHECRQRLVDIEDKLKNLILSRTASYRARAEEEKLHIKQLIEKQAVRDRHRLEIFISRLEAESPLKRMGGGYGFVTDGKDRRIDSVKQVKAGDKIGLRLRDGSMEAVVSRVAPAESGLFGSQREEVRGDR from the coding sequence ATGGCAAGTGTGTATTCCGTTACTCAGGTCAATGCCTATATTAAGAATATGTTTGCCCAGGATTTCGCCCTGAACCGGATATCCGTTAAGGGTGAAGTGTCCAACTGTAAATACCATACCTCCGGTCATATTTACTTTACCTTAAAGGACGGGAAATCGTCTATGGCGTCAGTGATGTTTGCCGGGCACAGGAAGGGTCTTGCTTTTAAGCTGGAGGAAGGGCAGCAGGTGGTGGTAAAGGGCAGCGTGGAGGTTTATGAGCGGGACGGAAGATACCAGCTCTATGCTCAGGAGATCACAAAAGAAGGAATCGGTGATCTGTTTGAAAGGTTCCAAAAACTGCGTGATGAACTGGAAGAAATGGGGATGTTTTCTCCTGAATATAAGAAACCGATTCCAAAGTACGGAACAACCGTAGGAATCGTGACGGCTCCTACCGGAGCTGCCATCCAGGATATTATAAATATATCGACCAGACGCAATCCTTATGTGCAGCTTTATCTCTACCCTGCTCTTGTCCAGGGAGAGAGCGCAAAGGAAAGCATTGTAAAGGGGATCGAAACCCTGGACCAGATGGGACTTGATGTCCTGATCGTTGGGAGGGGCGGCGGTTCCATTGAGGATTTATGGGCATTTAATGAGGAAGTTGTGGCAAGGGCTGTTTTTAACTGCACCACTCCTGTGATCTCTGCGGTAGGCCATGAAACCGATGTGACAATCGCAGATTATGTGGCGGACATGCGTGCCCCCACACCTTCTGCAGCCGCAGAGCTTGCTGTATTTGATTACAGCAAGTTTGAGGAGCAGGTGGAAATGTACGGTCATACGCTCTTAAGGACCGTGGAAAGAAAGCTGGAACGCTACCGGTTTCATGGAAACCAGTACGCCTTAAAGCTGAAACTGCATGACCCAAAGCGCAGCATCCATGAATGCCGGCAAAGGCTTGTGGACATAGAGGACAAGCTAAAAAACCTGATTCTGTCCAGAACGGCCTCATACCGGGCAAGGGCGGAAGAAGAAAAGCTTCACATAAAACAGCTGATAGAAAAGCAGGCGGTCAGGGACAGACACAGGCTGGAGATTTTCATCAGCCGCCTGGAAGCAGAATCCCCTCTTAAGAGGATGGGAGGCGGCTATGGTTTTGTAACTGATGGAAAAGACAGGCGGATTGATTCCGTGAAGCAGGTAAAAGCCGGTGACAAAATTGGGCTGAGGCTTAGGGATGGAAGCATGGAGGCGGTGGTTTCCCGTGTTGCCCCGGCGGAATCCGGCTTATTTGGCAGCCAGCGGGAGGAAGTTCGTGGAGACAGGTAA
- the nusB gene encoding transcription antitermination factor NusB → MTRSKMREHCFKMLFCADFYPAEEKTGQLIQYFEEPKEDDLNAEGIEEIIHDVDMSEENAAYLRERAESVMVRIPELDSKINEVAEGWKTKRMGKAELTILRLALYEILFDEDVPEKVAINEAVELAKKYGGNEAPAFINGVLAKLV, encoded by the coding sequence ATGACCAGAAGTAAAATGCGCGAACACTGCTTTAAAATGCTCTTTTGTGCGGATTTTTATCCAGCAGAGGAGAAGACAGGGCAGCTTATTCAATATTTTGAGGAACCAAAAGAGGATGATTTAAACGCCGAGGGCATAGAAGAGATCATCCATGATGTGGATATGAGTGAAGAAAATGCTGCTTATTTAAGAGAAAGGGCAGAGTCCGTTATGGTCAGAATCCCTGAACTGGATTCAAAGATCAACGAAGTAGCCGAAGGCTGGAAGACAAAACGTATGGGTAAGGCTGAACTTACAATACTACGCCTGGCTCTGTATGAGATATTATTTGATGAAGATGTGCCGGAAAAAGTAGCCATCAATGAGGCTGTGGAACTGGCTAAAAAGTACGGCGGGAATGAAGCTCCGGCATTTATTAACGGAGTCCTGGCAAAGCTGGTGTAA
- a CDS encoding D-isomer specific 2-hydroxyacid dehydrogenase family protein: MFEKLVAIEPVSLVEEAEKELFQYAKQVVMYEDIPCDDEEIIRRIGDADGVLLSYTSKISQYVFERCPKIKYVGMCCSLYSKESANVDIAYAEQHGITVMGIRDYGDVGVVEYAICELVRFLHGYDRPMWKDMPVEITGLKIGIVGMGVSGGMIANALKFLGADVSYYSRSRKPQYEEKGIGYRPLGELLESSEVVFTCLNKNVILLHEEEFQKLGNGKILFNTSIGPAFEPEDLKNWLDAGDNRFACDTAGAAGDGELLKHPMVFCVNASAGRTRQAFGILSEKVLDNIQRFLANSKVSIV, encoded by the coding sequence ATGTTTGAGAAGTTGGTTGCCATAGAGCCGGTGAGTCTGGTAGAAGAAGCAGAGAAAGAGCTTTTCCAATATGCAAAACAGGTGGTGATGTACGAGGATATTCCCTGTGATGACGAAGAGATCATAAGGAGGATCGGAGATGCGGATGGAGTGCTTTTAAGCTATACATCAAAGATCAGTCAATATGTCTTTGAACGATGTCCTAAAATCAAATATGTGGGGATGTGCTGCAGCCTTTATTCAAAGGAGAGCGCAAATGTAGACATTGCTTACGCAGAACAGCATGGGATTACAGTTATGGGAATCCGTGATTACGGCGATGTTGGAGTGGTGGAATATGCGATCTGTGAACTGGTGCGCTTTCTTCATGGATATGACAGGCCCATGTGGAAGGATATGCCGGTAGAGATTACCGGATTAAAGATAGGAATCGTTGGAATGGGTGTTTCCGGAGGCATGATCGCCAATGCTTTGAAGTTTCTTGGGGCAGATGTTTCCTATTACAGCAGGAGCAGAAAGCCGCAGTATGAGGAAAAAGGAATCGGATATCGTCCATTAGGAGAGCTTTTAGAGAGCAGCGAAGTGGTATTTACCTGCTTAAATAAGAATGTGATCCTTTTGCATGAAGAAGAGTTCCAGAAGCTGGGAAATGGAAAGATCCTGTTTAATACGTCCATTGGACCTGCCTTTGAACCGGAAGATTTAAAAAACTGGCTGGATGCCGGGGACAACCGGTTTGCCTGCGATACGGCAGGAGCAGCAGGAGACGGGGAGCTTTTAAAACATCCCATGGTGTTTTGTGTCAATGCTTCGGCAGGGAGAACCAGGCAGGCCTTTGGAATTTTAAGCGAAAAAGTGCTTGATAATATTCAGAGGTTTTTGGCGAATAGCAAAGTTTCTATTGTATAA
- a CDS encoding aspartate dehydrogenase domain-containing protein: MNKLRLGIIGNGYLGEIIAGAWNDGLLPEYELVGIVGRTKEKTEALAEKSGCSSCAGIDELLELKPDYIAEAASGDSVRDMAEKILANGCNLIVLSIGAFADKEFYERVKATAVKHNTRVYIASGAVGGFDVLRTVSLMGEAKAGIETRKGPESLMYTPLFEEHLMTDKESTMVFDGNAKEAIGLLPTKVNVAVASSLATVGPDKTRVNIHSVPGMIGDDHKITAEIEGVKAVVDIYSSTSAIAGWSVVAVLQNIVSPIVF; this comes from the coding sequence ATGAATAAGCTTAGACTTGGAATTATTGGAAACGGTTATCTTGGAGAAATTATTGCCGGAGCATGGAACGATGGGTTACTGCCTGAGTATGAGTTGGTGGGAATCGTTGGGAGGACAAAGGAAAAGACAGAAGCCCTGGCAGAGAAAAGTGGCTGCAGCTCCTGCGCAGGGATCGATGAACTGCTGGAATTAAAACCGGATTACATCGCTGAGGCGGCATCTGGGGATTCCGTCAGAGACATGGCGGAGAAGATTCTGGCAAATGGATGTAATCTCATCGTGCTGTCCATTGGCGCCTTTGCGGATAAAGAATTTTATGAGAGAGTGAAGGCAACGGCTGTAAAACATAATACCAGGGTATACATCGCCTCAGGAGCGGTGGGCGGCTTTGACGTGCTTCGTACGGTTTCTCTCATGGGAGAGGCGAAAGCAGGGATTGAGACAAGAAAAGGTCCGGAATCCTTAATGTATACACCTCTTTTTGAGGAACATTTAATGACCGATAAGGAAAGCACCATGGTGTTTGACGGCAATGCAAAAGAGGCAATCGGACTACTTCCTACAAAGGTGAATGTTGCGGTAGCGTCATCCCTGGCAACTGTGGGACCGGATAAAACCAGGGTGAACATTCACAGCGTTCCGGGAATGATTGGGGATGACCATAAGATCACTGCGGAAATTGAAGGCGTAAAGGCTGTTGTGGATATTTATTCAAGCACCAGCGCCATTGCCGGCTGGAGTGTAGTGGCTGTCCTGCAGAATATTGTGTCACCAATCGTATTTTAA
- a CDS encoding sensor domain-containing diguanylate cyclase, which yields MMADKEKDRYSLRVMTLFGLVVSVIIGIFALNIYYFKEVEKSLIEQTYQDLKRENDEALTYFRGMIRERFEVLEAFSAYGDLPEGSEIGVLGGQGITYYGIHESQGLKGGNSISRLPSNGFNGQSGIALSVPVVREGQAKGSVCMEYTAEELGKYLNSTELSPYGASLVFTRSGELVATCPGYESYANVYDILKTMEFRDGQSLEQMKKTAESGGFGYVSFYSKGSRELLYYQPAGVEDWMVASMVKTESYDGALYKISKLSKVFIAGSTAMVSCTVLLIICIIYLRKKEAKRAQKDYLTGVYTRETARKLVEQRLKGGGKKRFYACMFLDIDDFKKINDTFGHHKGDLVLTQAGQILSACTRKEDVIVRFGGDEFCIWLYGLSGRKHPEAIAKRILNAFHASGTIHASIGITLVGEQETEYDAILRRADQALYLAKGKGKNQFAFQL from the coding sequence ATGATGGCTGATAAGGAGAAAGACCGCTACTCGCTGAGGGTGATGACATTGTTTGGTCTGGTGGTATCGGTAATTATAGGGATATTCGCTTTAAACATTTATTACTTCAAAGAGGTGGAAAAAAGTCTGATAGAACAGACTTACCAGGATTTAAAAAGGGAGAATGACGAAGCACTTACCTATTTTCGGGGAATGATCCGGGAAAGGTTTGAAGTGCTTGAGGCATTCTCTGCTTATGGTGATCTGCCGGAAGGATCGGAAATTGGAGTTTTAGGCGGGCAGGGAATTACGTATTACGGGATCCATGAATCCCAGGGGTTAAAGGGAGGAAACAGCATTTCCAGGCTGCCCTCCAATGGCTTTAACGGTCAGTCAGGGATCGCTCTGTCCGTTCCGGTGGTTAGGGAGGGACAAGCAAAGGGGTCGGTCTGTATGGAGTATACCGCTGAAGAACTGGGGAAGTATTTAAACAGTACAGAGTTAAGCCCATATGGTGCCAGCCTGGTTTTCACAAGGTCCGGAGAGCTGGTGGCCACGTGCCCTGGGTATGAATCTTATGCCAATGTTTATGATATACTCAAAACCATGGAATTTAGAGACGGACAATCTTTGGAACAGATGAAAAAGACCGCGGAGAGCGGGGGCTTTGGATATGTCTCCTTTTATTCCAAGGGCAGCAGGGAGCTTCTTTATTATCAGCCTGCGGGAGTTGAAGACTGGATGGTGGCTTCCATGGTGAAAACAGAAAGCTATGATGGCGCTCTTTACAAGATCAGTAAACTGTCAAAAGTCTTTATTGCAGGTTCAACGGCTATGGTGTCCTGTACCGTTCTTCTTATTATTTGTATTATTTATTTACGGAAAAAGGAAGCGAAGCGTGCGCAAAAGGATTATTTAACAGGCGTTTATACCAGAGAAACAGCTAGAAAGCTGGTGGAACAGAGACTGAAAGGCGGAGGAAAAAAGAGGTTTTATGCCTGTATGTTCCTTGATATTGACGATTTCAAGAAAATTAATGACACCTTCGGCCATCATAAGGGAGATCTGGTTCTAACCCAGGCAGGACAGATTTTAAGCGCCTGTACAAGAAAAGAGGATGTGATTGTCCGTTTTGGCGGAGATGAGTTCTGCATCTGGCTGTACGGCTTAAGCGGAAGGAAACATCCGGAAGCCATTGCAAAACGGATATTAAATGCATTTCACGCCTCCGGAACCATACATGCAAGCATCGGAATCACCCTGGTAGGAGAACAGGAGACGGAATACGATGCCATATTAAGACGGGCGGATCAGGCATTATATCTGGCAAAGGGAAAAGGGAAAAATCAGTTTGCATTCCAGCTTTGA
- a CDS encoding Asp23/Gls24 family envelope stress response protein: protein MESRNTHKVYEKDKIGEVQIADDVVAIIAGLAATEVEGVDSMAGNITNELVSKLGMKNLSKGVKVELTEEHVSVDLSLNIKYGYSIPAVSEKVQEKVQNAIENMTGLTVLDVNIRIAGVALEENK from the coding sequence ATGGAAAGCAGAAATACTCACAAGGTATATGAAAAAGATAAAATTGGCGAAGTACAGATTGCGGACGATGTGGTGGCCATCATTGCAGGTCTTGCAGCAACCGAGGTAGAAGGCGTAGATTCCATGGCTGGCAACATCACCAATGAGTTGGTGTCAAAGCTGGGCATGAAAAATTTATCCAAGGGTGTTAAGGTGGAGCTGACAGAAGAACATGTATCGGTGGATTTATCCTTAAACATCAAATACGGTTACAGCATACCTGCCGTCAGTGAGAAGGTTCAGGAGAAGGTACAGAACGCCATTGAGAACATGACAGGCTTAACGGTTCTGGATGTAAACATCCGGATTGCCGGTGTAGCATTGGAAGAGAATAAATAG
- a CDS encoding SpoIIIAH-like family protein, whose amino-acid sequence MRSWKTSNEPKVPRTPKKMDMKKLFRRNQIIITTLAVMIAAAGYLNYAGKQEAASGKDVYEAGMTDISEEDILAENQSLTGSDTNQDIASLDQDAEDIDKLAAGETDAALQSDGSVDLAANETQAAKTGLDNPGEAVLTSGMNVSEYISSVQLNREQVRAKNKETLMNLINNPNIEEAAKQQAIQEMIDMTAIAEKENAAETLLLAKGFADPVVSISSGKVDVVINASSITDPQRAQIEDIVKRKTEVGAESIVITLMKLEE is encoded by the coding sequence ATGAGAAGTTGGAAAACAAGCAATGAGCCCAAAGTCCCTAGAACCCCAAAGAAAATGGATATGAAGAAACTGTTCCGAAGAAACCAGATTATTATCACCACCTTAGCCGTTATGATAGCAGCTGCTGGATATTTAAACTATGCAGGAAAGCAGGAGGCCGCTTCCGGGAAAGACGTCTATGAAGCTGGAATGACTGATATTTCTGAAGAAGATATTTTAGCGGAAAACCAGTCCCTTACCGGCAGTGATACAAATCAGGATATTGCAAGCCTTGACCAGGATGCAGAGGATATTGATAAACTGGCGGCAGGAGAAACCGATGCGGCTTTACAAAGCGATGGATCGGTAGACTTAGCGGCAAATGAGACACAGGCGGCAAAAACCGGCCTTGACAACCCTGGAGAAGCGGTGCTTACCAGCGGAATGAACGTATCAGAATACATATCCAGCGTACAGTTAAATCGGGAGCAGGTAAGGGCAAAGAATAAGGAAACCTTAATGAACCTGATCAACAATCCAAACATTGAAGAAGCAGCAAAACAGCAGGCCATTCAGGAAATGATTGATATGACGGCTATTGCTGAAAAAGAAAATGCAGCGGAAACTCTTCTGCTTGCCAAAGGATTTGCAGATCCGGTGGTCAGCATTTCCAGCGGAAAAGTGGATGTTGTTATCAATGCCTCCAGCATTACAGATCCTCAGCGGGCTCAAATTGAGGACATCGTAAAGAGAAAAACAGAAGTGGGAGCGGAAAGCATCGTAATCACTCTTATGAAATTGGAAGAGTAA
- a CDS encoding stage III sporulation protein AG produces the protein MIWRNRILKFKWKMGKDKWLILLAVGMIILILTFPSGSGMAARVEKTAESKNQTALQKGIVTEPADGEAAVAAGADRTYEEQLEARVKRILKTVDGVGQVEVMIVLKSSEEKVLRVDKDSSDSSTEEKDSSGGIRKITSADRKENTILTGSGENTAPIVEKEIRPEIEGIIISAQGGGSPTVKAEISGAMEALFNLPPHKIKVLKRVE, from the coding sequence ATGATTTGGAGGAACAGGATATTGAAATTCAAATGGAAGATGGGAAAGGATAAATGGCTGATCCTGCTGGCGGTTGGAATGATTATCCTGATCCTTACATTTCCCTCCGGTTCGGGCATGGCTGCCAGGGTAGAGAAGACAGCAGAAAGCAAAAACCAGACGGCACTGCAAAAAGGGATTGTGACAGAGCCGGCAGATGGGGAAGCGGCTGTTGCGGCAGGAGCAGACCGGACCTATGAGGAACAACTGGAGGCGAGGGTGAAGAGAATCCTAAAAACCGTGGATGGGGTCGGTCAGGTAGAAGTAATGATCGTACTGAAATCCTCAGAGGAGAAGGTACTCCGAGTCGATAAAGACAGTTCGGATTCATCTACTGAGGAAAAGGACAGCTCCGGGGGAATCAGAAAGATCACCAGCGCAGATCGCAAGGAAAACACTATTCTGACTGGTTCAGGAGAAAATACAGCTCCCATTGTGGAGAAAGAGATACGTCCGGAAATAGAAGGAATCATCATCAGTGCCCAGGGCGGTGGCAGTCCTACGGTAAAAGCTGAAATTTCCGGTGCCATGGAAGCATTATTTAACCTGCCCCCACATAAAATTAAAGTATTAAAGAGGGTGGAATAA
- a CDS encoding stage III sporulation protein AF — MEELFSWIRNITYYLIFITVVGNLLPNKKYEKYIKLFAGMVLILLVLKPITGGLRLDDTLAYYFESISLKKEAGELTGKLSEMEGKRLESMIARYEEAVGTDLKSMAETEGFTCRESRAEINQDQASGTFGHVVRVSLLLSPGKTGDEGTDIAVSGNGNLPVKKVQEVEEVKIAGSEPEKTDDKGLEDVRKQKQEENSRLSGLRRRIAEYYDLEEQDIEIQMEDGKG, encoded by the coding sequence ATGGAAGAATTGTTTAGCTGGATACGCAATATAACCTATTACCTGATTTTTATAACTGTGGTGGGAAACCTCCTGCCAAATAAAAAATATGAAAAATACATAAAATTATTTGCCGGCATGGTACTGATCCTTCTGGTATTAAAGCCCATTACAGGGGGCTTGAGGCTTGATGATACGCTGGCTTACTATTTTGAGTCAATAAGCCTTAAAAAGGAAGCCGGGGAGTTAACAGGAAAGCTTTCAGAAATGGAAGGGAAAAGGCTGGAAAGCATGATTGCCAGATATGAAGAGGCGGTTGGAACGGATTTAAAATCCATGGCTGAGACCGAAGGCTTTACCTGCAGAGAATCCAGGGCGGAGATTAACCAGGATCAGGCAAGCGGTACCTTTGGCCATGTCGTGCGGGTGTCCTTGCTTCTGTCACCGGGAAAAACCGGAGATGAGGGAACAGATATTGCAGTTTCCGGTAATGGAAATCTGCCGGTAAAAAAGGTACAGGAAGTGGAAGAAGTGAAAATAGCCGGTTCTGAACCGGAAAAGACTGATGATAAGGGACTGGAGGATGTGAGAAAACAGAAGCAGGAAGAAAATTCACGGCTTTCTGGTCTTAGAAGGCGGATTGCGGAATATTATGATTTGGAGGAACAGGATATTGAAATTCAAATGGAAGATGGGAAAGGATAA